A region of Centropristis striata isolate RG_2023a ecotype Rhode Island chromosome 17, C.striata_1.0, whole genome shotgun sequence DNA encodes the following proteins:
- the kdm6ba gene encoding lysine-specific demethylase 6B, with translation MHHAVEQFGGRGTRDSFPLDGLNRGPWAPVGGRAWQPPARCSPGMNQHQLLSHLPPGPMGGLNHPSKFFSNGPMRGGEKLELPQPMLPGLQREQQRPPPPHHHLHPPPPHRAWEQLGQLYESHLPPQGHPIVPLPNEHSLRLHNGGYSGSGGPPPNPHLPPSRPNQLLKFGGPQEQHLPRGPPPMGDEMWAQVHQQRGYPGKMLGGQLKRPGPPLGEHSVIQHTPPPSMHPSSRPAAEDCPSPSKRKKSSDQVSHPGLQRYPGPGQSLPQHQSSAHHLPPKAPFWNPLHKSNSTPWQPYTDRKNPQSQEFQPRTETNKQGMGSYAQKSSPASSTPSNLSPPPNSSPGSYNQGCAPQLQKDAFQSRAVNLQSPHSSYPSPSSKLGLAPPCQAMEPRGPHNQRGPLTGGQGGSQATSHTASTPTRGDTDQRLHAQSSPANPPATSNNNSSSSSSVPYSHFQPHPGLGHKGPPPASNTSVPQHLQSGPHEAWRYQSRPSSQSLESGIYRPPGLLPQRQQSHNQVVDSRVPGPSQHHHHVSPPLPPTNSTRTPVITPNLPMQASCSIDGYRNSRIPTGVARRVTSPTSQLDALLQPVCQRGQTANQLHQQGLPRPQEQEPTKSRLMKGKTSYYAQAELEQPPAFSSSPSLFSSGHQRAGDSVITSRVSNNPLSSSPATYRSAPPVNTAPRPSNPALSSRLVHELEYASTQAYSQPQIRPPAPTSVPQSIEEALDKLDAELEGHMQAEERRSRDREEQDRKIKEEERRKKELEMRQKRDEERKRKELERKEEERKKRELERQEEERRRREWERQEQERKRRQEEERRKREAERLEEERKRKEWERQEEERKKREWEKKERERKRREWERQEEERKKREAEKQEQERKKRELERQEEEKKKRRDLEKKEEERKRMERKKEEELCSAKGKEQTAIENLERLLSCNTSPTPPPPRLSAVTAPPSGPSPPCSQASPPYPWLSRGGIPPCPPGQTPNTTPAERLRPPPLTPQTEYAREKQRQREMWSNNGGTTFSPSSTHNTSGMNQSVYPNKPPAMQAAPNQSKDSASSQHSLPTLALREPPKLYQAFPRENLPPPPLSSSSMRGILNKRVTGKGLENASSCGTNSAQFEEEPSEMSTLLPDGLANIMAMLDESIKKEEEMYNSEKTGSTGVLDNFTPSVQPIKSYLCAPDLIPAMKHQPNQEDFGSNQHASPPVLSRQGSLASPCSRTSSINEEDEDYHKPSPNVPLNPKRPMDTGVGNTNYRHSDLAKLYGLPEQAKSEADEEDDEEDSETPSCSPPPQRPHLHQTGVNSMFKSLATVLESQKYAYRGGPFGRPPPSALVGVKYSSSLSLGPDICRQQQGSSPTSDSTNPPFSPAVPPLKSSPPLLEDKKLKIEDTDVWREDGETIEDRIHSAEKESISTINPIKVVKEERLLTTISESSLAELGKSCEVILSRQSLPNKNSLDKLDDHVKVEDRHKTEKVKGHREKDRHRDRDKDREREKDKKRKHGHSHSSSRKHEDRKEKKKHRDKREEMTFSSSSSSSSSSSSSSSTHSSSSHKRHKDGKSHKEKKDRRILCDLNLQSKEGSEKNRGHYDSEKTKHKSASCASSSGEGEHAEWTSRSSGERSSESKKDSESGSSLGSKDFLKLKALTDGPPKELKIRLIKVESGDRETFIASEVEEKRIPLEEITIKNTASEIIRSCKAARVKGKFKESFLLPAFSVKPIMTTEEPIPREKLNPPTPSIYLESKRDAFSPVLLQFCTDPKNPVTVIRGLAGSLRLNLGLFSTKSLVEANAEQAVEVRTQVQQPADENWDPSGTGQTWPCESSRSHTTIAKYAQYQASSFQESLQEEKGSDDEDDEEEKEKKPTNSCDTLSKDCAKENSSAEQKQVGKIIKFGTNIDLSDPKRWKSQLQELQKLPAFMRVASSGNMLTHVGHTILGMNTVQLYMKVPGSRTPGHQENNNFCSVNINIGPGDCEWFSVHENYWQAISDFCEKHGVDYLTGSWWPVLEDLYKANIPVYRFIQRPGDLVWINAGTVHWVQAVGWCNNIAWNVGPLNAYQYQLALERFEWNDVKKVKSIVPMIHVSWNVARTVKITDPDTFKMVKHCLLQSMKHIQILRDQLVAGGKKLSYQSRVKDEPAYYCNECDVEVFNLLFVTSESNSRKVYVVHCEDCARQRSPNLTNVVVLEQYRIEELMNTYDSFSLSSSSR, from the exons ATGCATCACGCAGTAGAGCAGTTTGGTGGGCGTGGCACACGGGATTCCTTCCCTCTGGACGGACTCAACCGGGGACCATGGGCTCCCGTGGGCGGCCGCGCCTGGCAGCCACCTGCCAG GTGTTCGCCTGGAATGAATCAACACCAGCTCCTTTCCCATCTACCTCCTGGTCCTATGGGCGGACTGAACCATCCCAGTAAATTCTTTAGTAATGG GCCCATGCGAGGAGGTGAGAAGCTTGAGCTCCCACAGCCAATGTTACCAGGTCTTCAGAGGGAGCAGCagagacctcctcctcctcatcatcatcttcatcctccaCCTCCCCACAGAGCATGGGAGCAACTAGGTCAGCTGTATGAATCCCACCTCCCTCCTCAAGGACACCCTATTGTGCCACTGCCCAATGAGCACTCACTGCGTCTCCATAATGGAGGCTATTCAGGCAGCGGCGGCCCTCCCCCCAACCCCCATCTTCCCCCCAGCAGACCAAACCAACTGCTGAAG TTTGGGGGTCCTCAGGAGCAGCATCTTCCCAGGGGTCCACCACCGATGGGAGATGAGATGTGGGCTCAGGTGCACCAG CAGAGGGGCTATCCAGGGAAGATGCTCGGGGGTCAGCTGAAGAGACCAGGTCCTCCACTGGGAGAGCACTCTGTTATCCAGCACACTCCTCCGCCATCAATGCACCCATCCTCCCGCCCAGCTGCAGAGGACTGTCCCAGCCCCAGCAAGAGGAAAAAGAGTTCCGATCAG GTGTCCCATCCTGGGCTGCAGCGTTACCCCGGTCCTGGCCAGTCTTTGCCTCAGCACCAGTCATCAGCCCATCACCTCCCTCCGAAAGCTCCCTTCTGGAACCCCCTTCACAAGAGCAACAGCACTCCTTGGCAGCCCTATACTGACCGCAAGAACCCACAATCACAAGAGTTTCAGCCCCGAACA GAAACCAACAAACAAGGAATGGGTAGCTATGCCCAAAAGTCCTCTCCTGCCTCTTCCACCCCTTCAAACCTCTCACCTCCTCCAAACTCCTCCCCGGGAAGCTACAACCAGGGATGTGCTCCTCAGCTCCAGAAAGACGCATTCCAATCTCGGGCTGTAAACCTGCAGTCCCCTCACTCTTCCTACCCCAGCCCCAGCTCTAAATTGGGGCTAGCTCCACCCTGCCAGGCCATGGAGCCTCGTGGTCCTCACAACCAGAGAGGCCCTCTCACTGGGGGCCAAGGTGGCAGCCAAGCTACCTCTCACACAGCATCTACCCCAACCAGGGGAGACACAGATCAACGTCTACATGCCCAGTCGTCACCAGCAAACCCTCCTGCAaccagcaacaacaacagcagcagcagcagcagtgtgccTTACAGCCACTTCCAGCCTCATCCAGGGCTGGGGCACAAGGGTCCCCCTCCTGCCAGCAACACCTCAGTACCTCAGCATCTGCAAAGTGGGCCCCATGAAGCCTGGAGATACCAGAGCAGGCCCAGCAGTCAATCTCTA GAGTCGGGCATCTACAGGCCTCCAGGACTGCTACCTCAGCGCCAGCAGAGCCACAATCAGGTCGTTGATAGTCGGGTTCCAGGTCCTTCCCAGCATCACCATCATGTCAGCCCTCCTCTGCCCCCGACCAACTCCACTCGAACACCTGTAATCACCCCAAACCTTCCCATGCAGGCCTCTTGCTCCATCGATGGCTATCGCAACAGCAGAATCCCTACTGGAGTGGCCCGCCGCGTCACTAGCCCCACCTCTCAGCTGGACGCTCTGCTACAGCCAGTATGTCAGAGGGGCCAAACTGCCAACCAGCTTCACCAACAGGGGCTGCCCCGACCACAAGAACAGGAACCCACTAAGTCCCGGCTCATGAAGGGGAAAACATCATACTATGCTCAGGCCGAACTGGAGCAACCTCCTGCATTTTCTTCATCACCTTCTTTGTTCTCCTCAGGGCACCAGAGGGCAGGGGACAGTGTGATTACAAGCAGAGTTTCAAATAATCCTCTTTCTAGCTCTCCTGCTACATACCGCTCTGCTCCGCCAGTCAATACTGCACCTCGGCCATCCAATCCAGCCCTCTCCTCCAGACTGGTTCATGAGTTAGAATATGCCTCGACACAGGCTTACTCTCAGCCACAGATTCGTCCACCAGCTCCGACCTCTGTCCCTCAGTCCATCGAAGAGGCTCTAGACAAACTTGATGCAGAGCTAGAGGGTCACATGCAAGCTGAAGAAAGGAGGAGTAGGGACAGAGAGGAGCAAGATAGAAAAATTAAAGAAGAGGAGAGGCGGAAGAAAGAATTGGAGATGAGACAAAAGCGGGACGAGGAAAGGAAGAGGAAAGAGCTggagaggaaggaagaggagaggaagaagagagaacTGGAacggcaggaggaggagagaagacgGAGAGAATGGGAGAGGCAGgagcaggagagaaagaggaggcaAGAAGAGGAGCGGAGgaaaagagaagcagagaggctggaggaggagaggaaacggaAAGAATGGgagaggcaggaggaggagaggaaaaagagagaatgggagaagaaggagagggaaaggaagaggagagagtgggagaggcaagaggaggagaggaagaagagggaagcagagaagcaggagcaggagagaaagaagagagaactCGAGAGgcaggaggaagaaaagaagaagcgACGAGACTtggagaagaaagaggaggagagaaagaggatggagcggaagaaggaggaggaactGTGCAGTGCAAAAGGCAAAGAGCAGACTGCTATTGAAAATCTGGAGAGACTGCTCTCCTGCAACACCTCGCCTACACCCCCACCTCCTCGCCTGTCTGCTGTTACTGCACCTCCTTCAGGTCCATCGCCTCCCTGCTCCCAGGCTTCACCTCCTTATCCCTGGCTAAGCCGTGGTGGCATACCCCCCTGTCCACCAGGTCAGACACCCAACACTACTCCTGCAGAAAGGCTGCGACCGCCCCCACTTACACCTCAGACTGAGTATGCCAGAGAAAAGCAGAGGCAGAGGGAGATGTGGAGCAACAATGGCGGAACGACATTCAGTCCCTCATCAACACACAATACCTCAGGGATGAACCAGTCGGTATACCCCAACAAGCCCCCGGCAATGCAAGCCGCACCCAACCAATCCAAAGACTCAGCCAGCAGCCAACACTCACTCCCTACCTTGGCACTTAGAGAGCCCCCCAAACTGTATCAGGCTTTCCCCAGAGAAAACCTCCCCCCACCACCTTTATCCTCCAGCTCCATGAGGGGGATCCTCAACAAGCGGGTGACAGGAAAGGGTTTGGAAAATGCCAGCAGCTGTGGCACTAACTCTGCCCAGTTTGAGGAAGAGCCCTCTGAGATGTCCACACTGCTCCCTGATGGTCTGGCCAACATTATGGCCATGCTGGATGAATCTATCAAAAAGGAAGAGGAGATGTACAACAGTGAAAAGACTGGGTCCACAGGTGTTCTTGACAACTTTACTCCCAGTGTCCAGCCTATCAAGAGCTACCTGTGTGCACCAGACCTCATTCCAGCAATGAAGCATCAGCCCAACCAGGAAGACTTTGGATCCAATCAGCACGCTAGCCCTCCAGTGCTCAGTCGCCAAGGCTCCCTGGCATCCCCTTGCAGCCGAACATCTTCTATTAATGAGGAAGACGAGGACTACCATAAACCTTCTCCAAATgtccctctgaaccccaaacgACCAATGGACACAGGAGTGGGGAACACCAATTACCGCCACAGTGACCTGGCTAAACTTTACGGCCTCCCAGAGCAGGCTAAAAGTGAGGCtgatgaggaggatgatgaagaggacTCTGAGACACCGTCTTGTTCTCCACCACCCCAAAGACCCCACCTTCACCAAACAGGCGTAAACAGCATGTTCAAGTCTCTAGCAACAGTCCTGGAGAGCCAGAAGTATGCTTACCGTGGTGGGCCTTTTGGGAGACCCCCTCCATCAGCTCTAGTTGGAGTCAAGTATTCCTCTTCACTGTCTCTGGGTCCTGATATTTGCCGTCAGCAGCAAGGCAGTTCTCCCACGTCAGATTCAACCAATCCACCATTCAGTCCAGCTGTGCCACCACTTAAGTCCTCCCCTCCTTTGCTAGAAGACAAGAAACTGAAAATAGAGGACACTGATGTCTggagagaggatggagagacAATAGAGGACAGAATTCACTCTGCCGAGAAGGAGAGTATTTCTACCATAAATCCTATAAAAGTGGTCAAAGAGGAGCGGCTGTTGACAACTATCTCAGAATCTTCTCTAGCAGAGTTGGGCAAAAGCTGTGAGGTCATACTTAGTCGACAGTCACTTCCTAACAAGAACTCCCTTGATAAACTGGATGACCATGTGAAAGTGGAGGACAGACACAAAACTGAGAAAGTAAAGGGACATAGAGAGAAAGACAGGCACAGGGACAGagataaagacagagagagggagaaagataaGAAGAGGAAGCACGGTCACAGCCACAGTAGCAGCAGGAAGCACGAAgacaggaaagaaaagaagaagcatAGAGATAAGAGAGAGGAGAtgaccttctcctcctcctcatcatcatcatcatcctcgtCATCCTCTTCTTCCACTCATTCCAGCTCCAGCCACAAGCGGCACAAGGATGGCAAGAGTCATAAGGAGAAGAAGGATCGCAGAATTCTCTGTGACCTCAACCTCCAGAGCAAGGAGGGGTCTGAGAAGAATCGGGGTCATTATGACAgcgaaaaaacaaaacacaagtcAGCATCCTGTGCCAGCTCCTCTGGTGAAGGAGAGCATGCAGAATGGACCTCGAGGAGTTCTGGAGAAAGATCTTCTGAGAGCAAAAAGGACTCTGAATCTGGTTCTTCATTGGGTTCCAAGGACTTCTTGAAACTAAAGGCTTTGACGGATGGGCCCCCCAAAGAGCTGAAGATTCGCCTGATCAAAGTGGAGAGTGGGGACAGGGAGACATTCATTGCCTCTGAGGTGGAAGAGAAGAGGATCCCACTGGAAGAAATCACCATTAAGAACACTGCCAGTGAAATCATCAGATCCTGCAA GGCAGCCAGAGTGAAAGGAAAGTTCAAAGAATCTTTCTTGCTCCCAGCCTTCTCTGTCAAGCCCATCATGACCACAGAGGAACCCATTCCTAGAGAGAAACTCAACCCTCCTACACCCAGCATATAT tTGGAAAGTAAAAGGGATGCCTTCTCCCCCGTGCTGCTGCAGTTCTGCACAGACCCCAAAAATCCTGTTACTGTCATCAGGGGCCTGGCTGGATCTCTTCGACTCA ACCTGGGGTTGTTTTCCACAAAGTCACTGGTGGAAGCCAATGCAGAGCAGGCGGTGGAGGTGAGGACTCAGGTGCAGCAACCTGCTGATGAGAACTGGGACCCCAGTGGGACAGGCCAAACATGGCCCTGTGAGAGCAGTCGTTCCCACACCACCATCGCCAAGTATGCCCAGTACCAGGCCTCCAGCTTCCAAGAAAGTCTGCAG GAGGAGAAAGGcagtgatgatgaggatgatgaagaagagaaggagaagaagccAACCAATAGTTGTGATACTCTAAGCAAGGACTGCGCTAAAGAAAATAGCAG TGCTGAGCAGAAACAAGTGGGGAAGATAATTAAGTTTGGCACGAACATTGACCTCTCAGATCCCAAGAG GTGGAAGTCTCAGCTTCAGGAGTTGCAGAAGCTGCCAGCATTTATGCGCGTTGCATCCAGTGGAAACATGCTGACTCATGTCGGACACACCATCCTTGGCATGAACACTGTCCAGCTCTATATGAAGGTTCCAGGCAGCCGAACGCCAG GTCACCAGGAGAACAACAACTTCTGCTCGGTGAACATTAACATTGGACCTGGAGACTGTGAGTGGTTCTCTGTCCATGAGAACTACTGGCAGGCCATCAGTGACTTCTGTGAAAA GCATGGAGTGGACTACCTGACAGGGTCCTGGTGGCCCGTTTTGGAGGACCTCTACAAAGCCAACATCCCAGTTTACCGCTTCATCCAGCGGCCTGGAGACTTGGTGTGGATCAATGCTGGAACTGTTCACTGGGTTCAGGCCGTTGGCTGGTGCAACAACATCGCCTGGAATGTGGGACCTCTCAATG CTTACCAGTACCAGCTGGCCCTGGAGAGGTTTGAGTGGAATGATGTGAAGAAAGTTAAATCCATCGTCCCCATGATTCATGTGTCCTGGAACGTGGCCCGCACTGTCAAGATCACTGACCCAGACACCTTCAAGATGGTCAA ACACTGCTTGCTGCAGTCCATGAAGCACATCCAGATCCTGAGGGACCAACTGGTGGCTGGCGGCAAGAAGCTTTCCTATCAGAGTCGGGTCAAGGACGAGCCTGCATACTACTGCAACGAGTGTGAC GTGGAGGTGTTCAATTTGTTGTTTGTAACAAGTGAGAGCAACAGCAGGAAGGTATATGTGGTTCACTGTGAGGACTGTGCACGTCAGCGTAGCCCCAACCTGACCAACGTAGTGGTGCTGGAGCAGTACCGCATAGAGGAGCTCATGAACACGTATGACTCCTTCAGCCTG tcctcctcctcccggtGA